The following are encoded in a window of Gaiellales bacterium genomic DNA:
- a CDS encoding universal stress protein, protein MDTIIVALDGAESERALPAAQELATQFMSRIVVVHVNQLVPGARGGRFSVHADEDLRVARLHEVVAKLRADGFEADLELAATSLGHPASIIARKAKEHRAGAIVIATRGHNPVMGVLTSSVTQRLLHDAPCPVMVITPSTTRETFHAVRRPEPVAA, encoded by the coding sequence ATGGACACCATCATCGTCGCACTCGACGGGGCCGAGTCGGAGCGGGCACTGCCCGCCGCCCAGGAGCTCGCGACCCAGTTCATGTCGCGCATCGTCGTGGTGCACGTCAACCAGCTCGTCCCCGGCGCCCGCGGCGGCCGCTTCTCGGTGCATGCCGACGAGGACCTGCGCGTCGCCCGGCTGCACGAGGTTGTTGCGAAGCTGCGCGCGGACGGGTTCGAGGCCGACCTCGAGCTGGCCGCGACCTCGCTTGGCCATCCCGCGTCGATCATCGCCCGCAAGGCGAAGGAGCACCGCGCCGGCGCGATCGTCATCGCGACTCGCGGCCACAACCCGGTCATGGGCGTGCTCACCTCGAGCGTGACGCAGCGGCTGCTGCACGACGCGCCGTGCCCGGTCATGGTCATCACCCCGTCGACGACGCGCGAGACGTTCCACGCCGTCCGTCGGCCCGAGCCGGTTGCAGCCTGA